GGTGAAACAGATTTTTGCTCCTTATTCCCCCCATGTCTTTTCCAAAAGCTTTCCGGGGGTCTCACAGAGTGACTGTAAGGATAAAGATGATGCGGCAAAGAAGCATTGTAAAGGTAACCCTGATCAGTATGGAAACCACCGGTCACCGAAGATTGTGTCATTAAAGCATCACTGGTGGTGGATGATGAACACAGTGTGGGATGGATTGAAGGAGACCCGTGGACACGAGGGTCATATTCTTTTCATAGAGGAGGACCACTTCATATTTCCCAATGCATATAGCAACTTACGGATACTTACAGAACTGAAGCCTCATAAATGCCCTGATTGTTATGCTGCAAATTTAGCACCTTTGGATGTGAACTCAAGAGGAGAGGGGTGGGATAGCTTGATTGCAGAGAAAATGGGAAATGTGGGTTATTCCTTCAATGGTACTGTTTGGAGGAAAATCCATAGGAAGGCAAGagaattttgtttctttgatgATTACAATTGGGATATAACTATGTGGGCAACTGTTTATCCTTCGTTTGGTGGTTCTGTTTACACATTACGAGGGCCTAGGACTAGTGCAGTTCACTTTGGGAAGTGTGGTCTGCATCAGGGCCAGGTGGAGAATAATGCTTGCATTGACAATGGTGTGGTAAAAATTGGTGTGGAAGAGATTGATAAAGTTGCCAATATCAAATCAGAATGGGATGTGCATATTCATACGCAGCAGTCCGGATATAAAGCTGGGTTCAAGGGTTGGGGGGGTTGGGGGGATGAGAGAGACCGCCAGTTGTGCTTAAGTTTTGCCCGCATGTATCATGCCATACACACTGTCTCTACTTCCTGAAGAGTTGACATTGcggcattttgattttttcctaCTGTTGTAACTAGTGAGGTCTGGGTTATTTTTGTTGAGTAATTTAAAGGTAGCATAAGTAgctgttttttctttgttatatctcatttatcttcaaaaaatttcacaataCTGCTagaatcaaatcaaaattttctatTTGGTATGGTGAATCCATTCTGATATCTTGATTATCTCAAGTTGTTGACACGCTATGAGACTACAGACTGCCCTTCTGTTAATCAAGTAATACAGATTACTTGTCTGTTGTGTTGTGCTCAGTTTCTTTTGCTCTTCCAGgtgtactctctctctctctctctctctc
This window of the Corylus avellana chromosome ca5, CavTom2PMs-1.0 genome carries:
- the LOC132181027 gene encoding alpha-1,6-mannosyl-glycoprotein 2-beta-N-acetylglucosaminyltransferase; the protein is MAANKKLNFKVAALRRILSVVFITLLGVLLLIFLLGTNSTSNSVEPSWDEIDELSYNYSDSSEKLGLPKQNRLSVHLEKRNQLPPRNLDLYPTLAKNHIAIVLYVHNRPQYLRIVVESLSHVVGISETLLIVSHDGYFEEMNKIVEGIRFCQVKQIFAPYSPHVFSKSFPGVSQSDCKDKDDAAKKHCKGNPDQYGNHRSPKIVSLKHHWWWMMNTVWDGLKETRGHEGHILFIEEDHFIFPNAYSNLRILTELKPHKCPDCYAANLAPLDVNSRGEGWDSLIAEKMGNVGYSFNGTVWRKIHRKAREFCFFDDYNWDITMWATVYPSFGGSVYTLRGPRTSAVHFGKCGLHQGQVENNACIDNGVVKIGVEEIDKVANIKSEWDVHIHTQQSGYKAGFKGWGGWGDERDRQLCLSFARMYHAIHTVSTS